From Rhododendron vialii isolate Sample 1 chromosome 10a, ASM3025357v1, the proteins below share one genomic window:
- the LOC131303661 gene encoding cytochrome P450 81Q32-like, translating to MELTLPYIAASVFLLLVAFKFLSQKIHHSRPNIPPSPPSLPVIGHLHLLHRPLHRTFHNLSETLGPIFSLRFGTRLVVVISSSQGAEECFTKNDIVLANRPHGTIGKYLDYKYTTVVSSPYGDHWRNLRRLMSLEIFSTNRLNAFLTIRRDEIRHLLRQLHQKSSADFAKVEMKSKLYGLTFNIIVRMIAGKRYYGDDLEDSAKAAEFRELVSKAFEYAGSWNAADYVPVLGWIDYKGFEKNLAKFHKRLDVIFQGLIDERRRDESKNTMIDHLLSLQESQPEYYTDTIIKGLISVMILAGTDTSAVTLEWAMSFLVNHPQVLQKARAEVDAHVGLDRLIDEHDLQKLPYLQAIISETMRLCPPAPLLVPHMSSDDCTIGGYNIPRDTILMVNAWAIHRDSKVWDDPTSFKPERFEGREVEAHKLMPFGFGRRACPGAGLAQRVVGLALGSLIQCFQWERVGEDPVDLTEGSGLTMPKVEPLETMCKARDIMKKVLSGANDA from the exons atggaacttACGCTGCCGTACATAGCTGCCTCCGTATTCCTCCTCCTCGTTGCTTTCAAATTCCTATCACAAAAAATACACCACAGCCGCCCCAACATCCCTCCAAGTCCGCCGTCCCTTCCGGTCATCggccacctccacctcctccaccgACCTCTCCACCGGACCTTCCACAACCTCTCTGAAACCCTCGGTCCCATCTTCTCCCTCCGCTTCGGGACTAGACTCGTCGTAGTCATTTCCTCGTCGCAGGGCGCCGAAGAATGCTTCACCAAAAACGACATCGTCCTAGCCAACCGCCCCCACGGCACGATCGGGAAATACTTGGACTACAAGTACACCACCGTCGTCTCCTCCCCGTACGGCGACCACTGGCGCAACCTCCGCCGCCTCATGTCCCTCGAAATCTTCTCCACCAACCGCCTCAACGCCTTCCTAACAATCCGGCGGGACGAAATAAGGCACTTACTGCGCCAACTGCACCAGAAATCCTCCGCCGACTTTGCCAAAGTGGAAATGAAATCGAAGCTCTATGGGCTGACGTTTAACATCATCGTGAGGATGATTGCCGGAAAACGGTATTACGGGGACGACCTGGAGGATTCGGCGAAGGCAGCGGAGTTCCGGGAGCTTGTGAGTAAGGCGTTCGAGTACGCCGGTTCGTGGAACGCTGCGGATTACGTGCCGGTCCTGGGGTGGATTGATTACAAGGGCTTTGAGAAGAATTTGGCAAAGTTTCATAAGCGACTAGACGTGATATTCCAAGGGTTGATCGACGAGCGTAGGAGGGATGAGAGTAAGAATACGATGATTGATCATTTGCTTTCGTTGCAAGAGTCACAGCCGGAATATTATACAGACACAATTATCAAAGGTCTTATTAGT GTCATGATACTTGCAGGGACAGACACTTCAGCAGTGACGTTGGAATGGGCAATGTCTTTTTTGGTGAACCATCCCCAGGTGTTGCAAAAGGCTAGAGCTGAGGTAGACGCTCATGTTGGCCTGGATCGCTTGATTGATGAACATGATCTTCAAAAGTTGCCTTATCTTCAAGCCATCATTTCTGAAACAATGCGACTTTGCCCGCCGGCACCATTGTTGGTACCACACATGTCATCCGATGATTGTACCATCGGGGGATATAACATACCAAGAGACACAATCTTGATGGTCAATGCATGGGCCATTCACAGGGATTCTAAGGTTTGGGACGACCCAACAAGCTTTAAACCTGAGAGATTTGAAGGTAGAGAAGTGGAGGCACATAAGTTAATGCCATTTGGATTTGGAAGGAGGGCTTGCCCCGGGGCAGGTCTAGCCCAACGTGTTGTGGGCTTGGCCTTGGGGTCATTGATCCAGTGCTTTCAGTGGGAGAGGGTGGGTGAGGATCCTGTTGATTTGACTGAAGGGAGTGGGCTAACCATGCCCAAAGTTGAGCCATTGGAGACCATGTGCAAAGCACGCGACATCATGAAGAAGGTTCTCTCTGGTGCAAATGATGCTTga